A stretch of Oreochromis aureus strain Israel breed Guangdong linkage group 11, ZZ_aureus, whole genome shotgun sequence DNA encodes these proteins:
- the LOC116314642 gene encoding HEPACAM family member 2-like, which yields MESPVVFILFLATLTFTDLAHSQTLYASKNPVAVGSSVTLSSNVTSGGWLFNGHLIVITLNKTYDISSTWKDRVTFNTNTSSLTINPVTLKDSGSYVLENLVDGSFSQLTLLVEEPIQSVMIKNKTIPINTKNLTLTCEVVGPYDTIYWMKDNTKLNTNTSSNGPSMSYQIKNNMLLFTPVTLNSEGAYQCVATNKAGYRVSLQYNLLVNYGPLNVTISSASVSMAMTLICTADSRPVCVFYWFFNNLSTPLQKGPMIVFPKTTPNMGTYICQAQNALTNETMYKYFTVTAHAPAIHFPYQGSLMMMVLFAFSAPVLFN from the exons ATGGAGTCTCCAGTGGTGTTCATCCTGTTCTTGGCCACACTAACTTTTACAg ATCTGGCACACAGCCAGACACTATATGCGTCTAAGAACCCCGTCGCAGTGGGAAGCAGTGTTACACTCAGCAGCAATGTCACATCAGGCGGATGGCTATTCAACGGCCACCTAATTGTGATAACACTAAACAAAACATATGACATATCCAGCACCTGGAAAGACAGAGTAACATTTAACACAAATACTTCATCACTAACCATAAACCCAGTAACGCTGAAAGACTCTGGAAGCTACGTACTGGAGAACCTAGTGGATGGATCTTTTTCTCAATTAACACTTTTAGTTGAAG AGCCCATACAGTCAGTGATGATCAAAAACAAGACAATTCCAATCAACACTAAAAACTTAACTCTCACCTGTGAGGTTGTTGGGCCCTATGACACGATCTACTGGATGAAAGACAACACGAAGCTCAACACGAACACCTCCTCTAATGGCCCGTCCATGTCCTACCAGATTAAAAACAACATGCTGCTCTTCACCCCAGTGACACTGAACAGTGAAGGGGCATATCAGTGTGTTGCTACCAATAAGGCTGGTTATCGCGTGAGCCTCCAGTACAATCTGTTGGTGAACT ATGGCCCACTAAATGTGACTATTTCCTCTGCAAGTGTGTCCATGGCAATGACCCTGATATGCACGGCTGATTCTCGGCCAGTATGTGTCTTCTACTGGTTCTTCAACAATCTGTCAACACCTCTACAGAAGGGACCTATGATTGTATTCCCTAAAACCACACCAAATATGGGGACGTACATATGCCAGGCACAGAACGCCTTGACTAATGAAACAATGTACAAATATTTTACTGTCACAG CTCACGCCCCTGCCATCCACTTCCCATACCAAGGCAGCCTGATGATGATGGTTCTGTTTGCCTTTTCTGCGCCTGTGTTGTTCAACTGA
- the LOC116314836 gene encoding carcinoembryonic antigen-related cell adhesion molecule 20-like, which yields MASVTVTSCWKSLLLVALMGVPGLGTKVQISWTGRVTAGSPTTFTCSSNCFPNCIYTWSFKASTVNGSTLTWTPDGLDDTVKLQCTVFNPQTGVYTSTDTIVEITNQMSVQVSPLNTVPSLNQSLNLICHDARFGDPQGLSDLVWYKDGQKVILRENMWLQQNNLTLHFDSLLPSDAGFYQCQTYLPTSQTRVVSLGYLLSYDQWNVSISGPDTVFPGQLSEFTCLTSCTLNVECTVKWEFRGGFPVGTYFSINKNVVKWTPSLPGTFQNFTCVAENKAAGRSAEATKMVEVKDIPVSGSEAMQLSGLFAGILSLGLWVL from the exons ATGGCGAGTGTTACTGTGACATCCTGCTGGAAGAGTCTTCTGCTGGTGGCACTTATGG GTGTACCAGGTTTGGGGACCAAGGTGCAGATTTCTTGGACTGGCAGGGTGACAGCTGGTTCCCCCACTACTTTCACATGCTCATCTAATTGTTTTCCAAACTGCATCTACACCTGGTCCTTTAAGGCCAGCACAGTCAATGGGAGCACGTTAACTTGGACACCAGATGGACTGGATGATACAGTAAAACTGCAATGCACTGTCTTCAATCCACAAACAGGAGTCTACACAAGTACTGACACCATTGTAGAAATTACAA atcAAATGTCTGTACAGGTCAGTCCGCTGAACACTGTACCATCTCTCAACCAGTCACTAAATCTCATCTGCCATGATGCCAGATTTGGTGATCCACAAGGTCTATCAGACCTGGTCTGGTATAAAGATGGACAAAAGGTGATCCTGCGTGAAAATATGTGGCTTCAGCAAAACAACCTCACACTTCACtttgactcactgctgccttctGATGCTGGTTTCTACCAGTGTCAAACTTATCTGCCTACATCACAGACAAGAGTTGTCAGCCTGGGCTATCTGCTCAGCT ATGATCAGTGGAACGTCAGCATTAGTGGACCTGACACTGTGTTTCCTGGTCAGTTAAGTGAGTTCACCTGCCTGACCAGCTGCACCTTAAATGTGGAATGCACCGTCAAGTGGGAGTTCAGAGGAGGTTTCCCTGTTGGAACCTACTTTTCCATCAATAAAAATGTGGTCAAGTGGACTCCTTCACTACCTGGGACTTTTCAGAACTTCACCTGCGTTGCAGAGAATAAAGCTGCTGGACGTTCTGCTGAGGCCACCAAGATGGTAGAAGTTAAAG ATATCCCAGTCTCTGGATCAGAGGCGATGCAGCTCAGTGGACTATTTGCAGGAATCCTCAGTCTGGGACTGTGGGTCCTCTAG